CGCCTTCGCCTGCTCCGTGGAGCAAGACGCCCGCGCCGCCATGGGCCCCTTTGCCCGCCACGGCCTACGGTaaggccccctgccccctgccggGCCCAAGTCCCAGTGTGTCCAGCTGGCCACTCACCTTGGCCAGCTGTGTCCGTTTCTCATCTTCGACCAGTGTTGTCCCCACCCCAGATCCGTCCCACCCCCGGCCTACCCCTGCCCATTGCGGCCCTGCAGTCGTGCCGCTGATGCCCCGGTATCTACAGGTGGACCGATGTCTTCGTGGGCCTGAGCACCTGTGGCCGGCACATGTCCACTCACCACGTGTCAGGGGCACTGGCTAGGGCCCTGGAGGGTATACCCACTGGACGCGCAGTGACAGCCGAGCTGATGGCACACCCCGGCTATCCGAGTGTGCCTCCGGCTGGGGGCAGCGGTGAGGGTCCTGATGCCTTTTCCTGCTCCTGGGAGCGCCTACACGAGCTGCGTGTCCTCACGGCACCGGTGCTGTGGGCTCAGCTTGCCCAGGACGGCGTGCAGCTCTGCGCCCTCCACGAGCTAGACTCCAAGAGGCCCGGAGAGGGGACCCCCAGCGAAGCCACTCTGGAAACCTTTCTGGAGCCCTCCCCACTGTGACCCTGGCAGACAGCCAAGCATTAACCTCCCTTGGTGCCCAGGAAGGGAACTGGGTCCCAGAGCAGGCTGTGACTTCCTGGGCTGGATGCTGCCACCTCTGTGCCCAGGTCCTCATGGTTCAGAGTGGCGGCAGAGTTTCTGCAAGCCCTCTGACTGCAGGTGGCAGCCGTGACCTCTGGGCCTGGGGCCTGCCAAGcattgggtgggggggggggtgtcacaGTGCCGTGTAAGCATCTTCCTTGTTTGGGTGCATGGGGCAGAGATGGCTGTTATTAATAAAGTAACGTGTCCTGTAAACTTGGGCGTTTATAGACTGTGCCCAGGAAACCTTCCCAGACACAAGAAGGACACGAAACTCCTTCAGGGCCCACCGAGGTCACTGTTCCAGAAAAGATCTGCAGTGCCTCCACCTTTGGCGCTGCTCATGCTTAggctctcttcattcttttcttttggtgggggtgggtaggaggAGGGGAGTGAGGGGTTGGAAGAATGTCTCACTAGGCTACTTTTTGGGAGGTATATTATAATCTCAGTTTTGACTTTAAAGACATCACCTCCTGTTCGAAGTAAGCAGCCCTTTGCCATCCTAGGGGATGGGTCTGAGGAGGTCCTGAAAACTTGCAGGAGTGTGTTTACGTTTTTCCAGGAGGGATGGTCTTCTATGGAAATGGCACCCCTGGTGATGTGTAGATGCCCTGTGACCGGGGCTCCTGTGGCCTGGATCAAGGCGATGCCGGGAGCAGATGGAAGCCCATGTGGTCCTTCTTGTCTCATGTAATCTCACATCATCATGCCTGTGTGCAGGCACCGGTGCCCCCATTTTGCAGACCTAGAGATGGGAGTGGGGGAGCAGAGCTGTGAAGCTGCCTGTTCATTTACTCAACATGCACTGGGCCTTAGTCTGTACCAAGCATGGAACCAGGGCCAAAAGAGCTCTGCACTTTCTAAAGGGGTGAGGGTAGGGCCCCATCCCCTTGACTGGTGGCTTCAGCCCCCTCTTTCTGGCTCCATCCTCTACCCCTACCCTTCCTCTGACCTTGACTTCTCCAGCCGCAGGCCCTTTCCTCCCCCATTTCGTCCAGGGCTGTGAACTGGAATGGCTGTGAGTGTGGCCCTAGCCTCCTCGCCCCGGCCCGCTGGAGTCTGGCCGTGCTCCCACAAGCTGCTGGCTGGAG
Above is a genomic segment from Balaenoptera musculus isolate JJ_BM4_2016_0621 chromosome 14, mBalMus1.pri.v3, whole genome shotgun sequence containing:
- the YDJC gene encoding carbohydrate deacetylase isoform X3, which codes for MLPLALRPQAPNPHGPPRQPIRGPPRGPGPPRRLVAARPRRLLPRQDGIPGGGGGRRGGLAPGAEVRGELEAQLSRFRELLGRDPTHVDGHQHVHVLPGVCQVFAEALQACGVRFTRLPMERGVGGCTWLEAPARAFACSVEQDARAAMGPFARHGLRWTDVFVGLSTCGRHMSTHHVSGALARALEGIPTGRAVTAELMAHPGYPSVPPAGGSGEGPDAFSCSWERLHELRVLTAPVLWAQLAQDGVQLCALHELDSKRPGEGTPSEATLETFLEPSPL